From Polyangia bacterium, one genomic window encodes:
- a CDS encoding DUF1566 domain-containing protein, with amino-acid sequence MGVLSIGACGGGAGGADASPNPRDAATSIDVPIALPTDGGGHTETADARTDVGFDGWPDRGSDVSIDTAPDASAAACVPDSGTQLVGDASVLDRRTCLLWQRAASAAMTNKQAAKYCDGLAQDGFSDWRVPPPEELVTWPNLAANDNAYITNPTYIPVASAPADGCAGDSHSCNITEYNAGSIACAWQGVGFTGPTICVRGTAAAGTTSMAFAATTCAACAAEVAGAAAPFKAVDCLPFAH; translated from the coding sequence GTGGGTGTGCTCAGCATCGGCGCGTGCGGCGGCGGGGCCGGTGGGGCAGACGCCTCGCCCAACCCGCGCGACGCGGCGACGTCGATCGACGTTCCGATCGCCCTGCCCACCGACGGCGGCGGCCACACCGAAACCGCCGACGCGCGAACCGACGTCGGGTTTGATGGTTGGCCGGACCGTGGGTCTGACGTTTCGATTGATACGGCGCCTGACGCTTCGGCCGCCGCTTGCGTTCCGGACTCCGGGACGCAGCTCGTCGGCGACGCATCGGTGCTGGACCGTCGCACCTGCTTGCTGTGGCAGCGGGCCGCCAGCGCCGCGATGACCAACAAGCAGGCGGCGAAATATTGTGACGGCCTGGCGCAAGACGGCTTCTCCGACTGGCGCGTTCCGCCGCCGGAGGAATTGGTCACCTGGCCGAACCTGGCCGCCAACGACAACGCCTACATCACCAACCCGACGTACATTCCCGTCGCGTCGGCGCCGGCCGACGGCTGCGCCGGCGACAGTCACTCGTGCAATATCACCGAATACAACGCCGGCAGCATCGCCTGCGCCTGGCAGGGCGTGGGATTCACCGGCCCTACCATCTGCGTGCGCGGCACGGCCGCCGCCGGAACGACCTCAATGGCTTTCGCCGCCACCACCTGCGCGGCGTGCGCTGCCGAGGTCGCGGGCGCCGCTGCGCCGTTCAAGGCCGTCGATTGCCTGCCGTTCGCGCACTGA